A portion of the Rhodococcus pseudokoreensis genome contains these proteins:
- a CDS encoding sigma-70 family RNA polymerase sigma factor codes for MPTATLVDEFESHRRHLLSVAYRLTGSVSDAEDAVQESWLRLDDANAATIRDLGSWLTTVVGRICLDRLRSAAVRREQYVGQWLPEPVVTALSPSAEPDPLEAVVRDEDNRLAALIVLDTLTPAQRVAFVLHDGFGVPFDEVAGILGIETPAARQLASRARKAAAATTPAVPDEEHALAVQRLLEALAGGDLDAVVAALHPEALVIGDANGTTSTAVNVIRGADKFARFFLGLVQRYGPEVFTAMELVLVNGQLGYFTAGFTGDDAHRSSPARVGGFTVRDGLVYAAYDIANPEKFAGIMLPDRPS; via the coding sequence ATGCCCACCGCGACGCTGGTAGACGAATTCGAGTCCCACCGGCGGCATCTGCTCTCGGTAGCGTACCGGCTGACCGGCAGTGTCAGTGACGCGGAGGACGCCGTGCAGGAGTCGTGGCTACGACTCGACGACGCGAACGCCGCGACCATCCGCGACCTCGGGTCCTGGCTGACCACGGTGGTCGGGCGGATCTGCCTCGACCGGTTGCGTTCGGCCGCGGTGCGGCGGGAACAGTATGTCGGCCAATGGCTTCCGGAACCGGTCGTCACCGCGCTGTCCCCGTCCGCCGAGCCGGATCCCTTGGAGGCGGTCGTCCGGGACGAGGACAACCGCCTCGCGGCGCTGATCGTGCTCGACACCCTCACCCCGGCGCAACGGGTCGCGTTCGTGCTGCACGACGGTTTCGGGGTGCCGTTCGACGAGGTGGCCGGGATTCTCGGCATCGAGACGCCCGCCGCGCGCCAGCTCGCGTCGAGAGCCCGCAAGGCGGCTGCCGCAACGACACCCGCCGTTCCCGACGAGGAGCACGCTCTCGCCGTGCAGCGGCTGCTCGAGGCTCTCGCCGGCGGCGACCTCGACGCGGTGGTCGCGGCGCTGCACCCGGAAGCCCTGGTCATCGGCGACGCCAACGGCACCACGAGCACCGCCGTCAACGTCATCCGCGGCGCCGACAAGTTCGCCCGCTTCTTCCTCGGCCTCGTCCAGCGGTACGGGCCGGAGGTGTTCACCGCCATGGAGCTGGTTCTGGTCAACGGCCAGCTCGGCTATTTCACCGCCGGATTCACCGGAGACGATGCCCACCGCAGCTCGCCTGCGCGAGTGGGTGGGTTCACCGTCCGCGACGGTCTCGTCTACGCGGCGTACGACATCGCCAACCCGGAGAAGTTCGCCGGGATCATGCTCCCGGACCGTCCGTCGTGA
- a CDS encoding ABC transporter substrate-binding protein produces MTRPRFARTLAAAAALLSLTSLAVACSKSETTTTADGKTVLRYEGTTGQVSFPELAADLGYYQKVELNWIGDTTSGPQSIQNAATGQTDFGGAFNGAVLKLAAADSPITSVIGYYGSDKETFNGYYVLDGSPITSARDLIGKKVGMNTLGAHHEFLVREWLAREGLSPDEIKQVELTVVPPVNTEQALRQGQIDVGTLGSVFRDKAVERGGIRPLFTDESIFGSFTYGSLLFRNDFISKNKDAVADFVQGTARAIRWTQTTPRADVIAKYKEIITGRGRNETTDLVDYWKSPGVAGPGGVITDKEIQTWIDWLVRNGELEDGKLTPADVYTNEYNPYANGTYPADSGPDGQALAAK; encoded by the coding sequence ATGACTCGTCCCCGTTTCGCGCGGACTCTGGCGGCCGCGGCCGCCCTCCTCTCCCTCACCAGTCTCGCCGTTGCCTGCTCCAAATCCGAAACCACCACGACCGCCGACGGCAAGACCGTGCTGCGGTACGAGGGCACCACGGGCCAGGTCTCGTTCCCGGAACTCGCGGCCGACCTCGGCTACTACCAGAAGGTCGAACTGAACTGGATCGGCGACACCACCAGTGGGCCGCAGAGCATTCAGAACGCCGCCACGGGTCAGACCGACTTCGGTGGGGCGTTCAACGGGGCGGTGCTGAAGCTCGCCGCGGCCGATTCCCCGATCACGTCCGTCATCGGCTACTACGGCTCCGACAAGGAGACGTTCAACGGGTACTACGTGCTCGACGGAAGCCCGATCACGTCGGCACGCGACCTGATCGGCAAGAAGGTCGGCATGAACACGCTCGGCGCGCACCACGAATTCCTCGTGCGTGAGTGGCTGGCCCGGGAGGGGCTGAGCCCCGACGAGATCAAGCAGGTCGAGCTGACCGTCGTGCCGCCGGTGAATACCGAGCAGGCGCTGCGCCAGGGACAGATCGACGTCGGCACGCTCGGAAGCGTGTTCCGCGACAAGGCCGTCGAACGCGGCGGCATCCGCCCGCTGTTCACCGACGAGTCCATCTTCGGTTCCTTCACGTACGGTTCGCTGCTGTTCCGCAACGACTTCATCTCGAAGAACAAGGACGCCGTCGCCGACTTCGTGCAGGGCACGGCCCGCGCCATCCGCTGGACGCAGACCACGCCCCGCGCCGACGTGATCGCGAAGTACAAGGAGATCATCACGGGGCGCGGCCGCAACGAGACCACCGACCTCGTCGACTATTGGAAGTCGCCCGGTGTCGCAGGCCCCGGTGGCGTGATCACCGACAAGGAAATTCAGACCTGGATCGACTGGCTCGTCCGCAACGGGGAACTCGAGGACGGCAAGCTCACGCCTGCCGACGTCTACACCAACGAGTACAACCCGTACGCCAACGGCACGTACC
- a CDS encoding AraC family transcriptional regulator, giving the protein MTARTIPADFVRRSLDLSARSGVDLSPALSAAGLTTASLGDPLARLTPTQVTAFTQAVWQITGDELFGLGPAPVPRGTFRLVCLALIHTADLSAALERMADILRALPSLPALHIGPGAHGGTRMTIDIRPVAAERSAEEVQLSLEATRVTTDFLLILLHRFAAWLVGKRVRLLAVELPYPAPLPQLAENYDHIFGVPVTFDSDIPAVEFDNAVMRAPIIQTEETLEEYLRESPTLLMSERDYDSTASAQVRRVLEHGMKGRTSTAEDIAEMLSISVPHLRRLLRQEGTSLNQLREEVLRDAAVAGLRRGESVDDLSARLGFSEPSAFRRAFKRWTGSTPSSYR; this is encoded by the coding sequence GTGACTGCGCGCACCATCCCCGCCGACTTCGTGCGGCGATCGCTCGACCTGTCGGCGCGCAGTGGCGTCGACCTCTCCCCCGCACTGTCGGCGGCGGGACTCACGACGGCATCGCTCGGGGATCCGCTGGCCCGGTTGACGCCCACCCAAGTCACCGCGTTCACCCAGGCCGTCTGGCAGATCACCGGCGACGAATTGTTCGGCCTCGGCCCGGCACCGGTCCCCCGCGGCACGTTCCGGCTCGTGTGCCTCGCGCTGATCCATACCGCGGATCTGTCCGCCGCCCTCGAGCGGATGGCCGACATCCTCCGTGCGCTGCCGTCACTGCCCGCGCTGCACATCGGCCCCGGTGCCCACGGCGGCACCCGGATGACCATCGACATCCGCCCGGTGGCGGCCGAACGGTCCGCCGAGGAGGTGCAGTTGTCGCTCGAGGCGACGCGCGTCACCACGGACTTCCTGCTGATCCTGCTCCACCGGTTCGCGGCGTGGCTCGTGGGCAAGAGGGTCCGGTTGCTGGCGGTGGAACTGCCGTATCCGGCGCCGCTGCCGCAGCTCGCCGAGAACTACGATCACATCTTCGGTGTCCCCGTGACGTTCGATTCCGACATTCCCGCAGTCGAATTCGACAATGCGGTGATGCGGGCGCCCATCATCCAGACCGAGGAGACTCTCGAGGAGTATCTGCGGGAGTCGCCGACGCTGCTGATGTCGGAGCGCGACTACGACAGCACGGCGTCCGCGCAGGTACGCCGGGTTCTCGAGCACGGCATGAAGGGCCGCACCTCGACGGCCGAGGACATCGCGGAGATGCTGTCGATCAGTGTCCCCCACCTGCGCCGGCTGCTCCGGCAGGAGGGGACGTCGCTGAACCAGCTGCGGGAGGAAGTGCTTCGCGACGCCGCCGTCGCCGGGCTCCGGCGCGGCGAGTCCGTGGACGACCTGTCGGCGCGGCTCGGCTTCTCCGAGCCCAGCGCGTTCCGTCGCGCCTTCAAGCGCTGGACCGGCAGCACGCCGAGTTCCTACCGCTGA
- a CDS encoding carboxymuconolactone decarboxylase family protein, which produces MPRIPAVAPADASPLVKVAYKYAAHKFDEVPEPFAVLAHHRKLFVASARHEMAVQKASTVLPANVREIAVFRVAWTIGCSWCVDFGTMLQRLDGLDVERLKHIADYADSPAYSDDERAAIAYADAVTATPTTVTDDQVADLERRFGRAGVVELSYQIGIENMRARMYSALGITEQGFGTDSCRVPWADDAAVTTDGPGA; this is translated from the coding sequence ATGCCCCGCATTCCCGCAGTGGCCCCCGCGGACGCGAGCCCGCTGGTGAAGGTCGCCTACAAATATGCTGCCCACAAGTTCGACGAGGTGCCCGAGCCGTTCGCCGTGCTCGCCCATCACCGCAAACTGTTCGTCGCCTCCGCCCGGCACGAGATGGCGGTGCAGAAGGCGTCGACCGTCCTCCCGGCGAACGTGCGGGAGATCGCCGTCTTCCGCGTGGCGTGGACGATCGGCTGCTCGTGGTGCGTGGACTTCGGCACGATGCTGCAACGCCTCGACGGCCTGGACGTGGAGCGGCTGAAGCACATCGCCGACTACGCCGACTCACCCGCGTACAGCGACGACGAGCGCGCGGCCATCGCCTACGCCGACGCGGTGACGGCGACACCCACCACCGTCACCGACGATCAGGTCGCGGATCTCGAGCGCCGGTTCGGCCGGGCCGGCGTCGTCGAACTGTCCTATCAGATCGGTATCGAGAACATGCGCGCCCGGATGTACTCGGCGCTGGGCATCACCGAGCAGGGTTTCGGCACCGATTCGTGCCGGGTGCCGTGGGCCGACGACGCCGCGGTCACGACGGACGGTCCGGGAGCATGA
- the thpD gene encoding ectoine hydroxylase, producing MRTAVADNYPTRDRDECTMTVRQDPVTWFDTKRGDTRSGPLTANQIADYDKRGYHSADAIIPPRDVFDLVDEMTRLAETDTLRGDDRIVRENGNGAVRSVFDVHRLSDVVDEIVRRPEVVGIARQILGSDVYVHQSRLNFKPGFTGGPFYWHSDFETWHAEDGMPAPRAASISIALTENYGHNGGLMIMPGSHRAFVSCAGETPEDYFKESLVSYVPPTGSPDQPTLTRMANEYGIDTMTGPAGSATVFDSNCMHGSNGNITPFARSNLFIVFNSVENTLTDPFSAPAPRPGYLGSRDFTPLR from the coding sequence ATGCGTACGGCCGTAGCCGACAACTACCCCACGAGGGACCGCGACGAGTGCACGATGACCGTCCGTCAGGACCCGGTCACCTGGTTCGATACGAAACGGGGTGATACCCGGTCCGGTCCGCTCACTGCGAATCAGATTGCCGACTACGACAAGCGCGGATACCACTCCGCCGACGCGATCATCCCGCCACGCGACGTGTTCGACCTGGTCGACGAGATGACCCGCCTCGCCGAGACCGACACGTTGCGCGGCGACGACCGCATCGTGCGGGAGAACGGCAACGGCGCCGTCCGGTCCGTGTTCGACGTCCACCGTCTCAGCGACGTCGTCGACGAGATCGTCCGCCGCCCCGAGGTGGTGGGTATCGCCCGGCAGATCCTCGGTTCGGACGTCTACGTCCACCAGTCGCGGCTCAACTTCAAACCGGGTTTCACCGGCGGCCCGTTCTACTGGCACTCCGACTTCGAGACGTGGCACGCCGAGGACGGGATGCCTGCGCCGCGCGCCGCGAGCATCTCGATCGCGCTGACCGAGAACTACGGGCACAACGGCGGGCTGATGATCATGCCCGGATCGCACCGCGCGTTCGTCTCGTGCGCCGGCGAGACCCCCGAGGACTACTTCAAGGAATCGCTGGTCAGCTACGTTCCGCCCACCGGGTCGCCGGATCAGCCGACGCTCACCCGGATGGCCAACGAGTACGGCATCGACACGATGACCGGACCCGCGGGTTCGGCCACCGTCTTCGATTCGAACTGCATGCACGGTTCGAACGGCAACATCACGCCGTTCGCGCGGTCGAACCTCTTCATCGTGTTCAACAGTGTCGAAAACACTCTGACGGATCCGTTCTCGGCTCCCGCCCCGCGCCCCGGCTACCTCGGTAGCCGGGATTTCACGCCCCTGCGGTAA
- a CDS encoding zinc-binding dehydrogenase, with protein MAGTMRAERFHADTKTIAVEDIPIPEPGPGEVLVKVEFCGICHSDLSLIDGTFPALLPEVTQGHEASGTIAKVGAGVTGWAEGDRVVPSAGRPCFACRNCRRGDLTNCLNIQLMAFAYDGAWAEYTVAQAGGLTRIPDNVPFEQAALLADAVSTPFGAVVRTGKVVVGETVGVWGVGGVGTHIVQLARLVGAVPVIAFDINPAVRKRALKLGADYAFDSRDEDLKEKVAEATGGRMLDVAFDAAGLKVTFEQALNCLTVGGRLVAVGLSAQEASVGTTAQFGLSQKQVLGHLGYKNVDIETLAELVSRGRLDLSRSISEIVPLEDVAKGIEKLANHEGDPIRILVKP; from the coding sequence ATGGCCGGGACCATGCGGGCGGAACGATTCCACGCCGACACGAAAACAATTGCTGTGGAGGATATTCCGATTCCGGAGCCCGGCCCCGGTGAAGTGCTCGTCAAGGTGGAGTTCTGCGGCATCTGCCACTCCGACCTCAGTCTGATCGACGGCACGTTCCCGGCGCTGCTGCCCGAGGTGACCCAGGGCCACGAGGCGTCGGGCACCATCGCGAAAGTCGGTGCCGGAGTGACCGGCTGGGCCGAGGGTGACCGCGTCGTGCCGTCCGCGGGCAGGCCCTGCTTCGCGTGCCGCAACTGCCGCCGCGGAGACCTCACGAACTGCCTGAACATCCAGCTCATGGCGTTCGCCTACGACGGCGCGTGGGCCGAGTACACCGTCGCGCAAGCCGGGGGACTGACCCGCATCCCGGACAACGTTCCGTTCGAGCAGGCGGCCCTCCTCGCCGACGCGGTGTCGACGCCGTTCGGTGCGGTCGTGCGCACCGGCAAGGTCGTGGTCGGGGAGACCGTCGGCGTGTGGGGTGTGGGCGGCGTCGGCACCCACATCGTGCAGCTGGCGCGCCTGGTCGGCGCCGTCCCGGTGATCGCGTTCGACATCAATCCCGCTGTGCGGAAGCGTGCTCTGAAACTCGGCGCCGACTACGCGTTCGACTCCCGGGACGAGGACCTGAAGGAGAAGGTCGCGGAGGCCACGGGCGGCCGGATGCTGGACGTCGCGTTCGACGCGGCCGGACTGAAGGTGACGTTCGAGCAGGCACTGAACTGCCTGACGGTGGGCGGCCGCCTCGTCGCGGTCGGCCTGAGCGCGCAGGAGGCGTCGGTGGGGACCACCGCGCAGTTCGGACTGTCGCAGAAGCAGGTACTCGGCCATCTGGGGTACAAGAACGTCGACATCGAAACCCTCGCCGAACTGGTGTCGCGCGGCCGCCTCGACCTGTCGCGGTCGATCAGCGAGATCGTCCCGCTCGAAGACGTCGCGAAGGGCATCGAGAAACTCGCGAACCACGAGGGAGATCCCATCCGGATCCTCGTCAAACCCTGA
- a CDS encoding LysE family translocator: MTDSVAVLGVAAIALGMVLTPGPNMLYLVSRSITQGRAAGLVSLAGVALGFLCYLAAAALGISAVFSAVPQAYTALKLAGACYLGWMAWQALRPGGHAPFAPARALPRDSSARLFLMGLTTNLLNPKIAVMYLALIPQFVHPGAGPVWVQSLLLGSVQIVVALTVNALIVCVAGTVATFLSGRPAWLRAQKFVMGSVLGGLAVHLALDRARPAVV, translated from the coding sequence ATGACCGATTCGGTGGCGGTACTCGGGGTGGCGGCGATCGCGCTCGGCATGGTTCTCACGCCGGGACCCAACATGCTGTATCTGGTCTCGCGCAGCATCACTCAGGGCAGGGCGGCGGGCCTGGTCTCGCTGGCCGGTGTCGCTCTCGGGTTCCTGTGCTATCTGGCCGCTGCGGCACTGGGTATTTCGGCGGTGTTCTCCGCCGTCCCGCAGGCGTACACCGCACTGAAACTGGCGGGCGCGTGCTATCTGGGATGGATGGCGTGGCAGGCGTTGCGGCCCGGCGGTCATGCGCCGTTCGCGCCTGCCCGGGCACTGCCCCGGGACTCGTCCGCCCGGCTGTTCCTGATGGGCCTGACGACGAATCTGCTCAACCCGAAGATCGCGGTGATGTACCTGGCGCTGATCCCGCAGTTCGTGCACCCCGGCGCCGGTCCCGTCTGGGTGCAGAGCCTACTGCTGGGCAGTGTGCAGATCGTGGTCGCGCTCACCGTGAACGCGCTGATCGTCTGCGTCGCAGGAACTGTCGCGACCTTCCTGTCGGGACGCCCGGCGTGGCTGCGGGCGCAGAAGTTCGTGATGGGAAGCGTCCTCGGCGGTCTCGCCGTCCACCTCGCGCTGGACCGGGCCCGGCCCGCGGTCGTCTGA
- a CDS encoding VOC family protein, producing MGYEFQVTVDSENPHTLAKWWAQALGWEVEPSNEEFIRGLVQAGHAQESDTIEFEGVLVWREGQAIRDPEHPERPRVLFQLVPERKTVKNRLHLDIRVGDGRYEVAEKLEQAGATVLHRGRQGPSEWVTLTDPEGNEFCVS from the coding sequence ATGGGATATGAATTTCAAGTCACAGTGGACTCGGAGAACCCGCATACCCTGGCCAAATGGTGGGCCCAGGCGCTCGGCTGGGAGGTGGAGCCGAGCAACGAGGAGTTCATCCGCGGGCTCGTGCAGGCCGGCCACGCGCAGGAGTCCGACACCATCGAATTCGAGGGTGTCCTGGTCTGGCGGGAGGGCCAGGCCATCCGCGATCCGGAGCACCCCGAGCGCCCCCGCGTGCTGTTCCAGCTGGTTCCCGAACGGAAGACAGTGAAGAACCGGCTGCACCTGGACATCAGGGTCGGGGACGGCCGCTACGAGGTCGCCGAAAAGCTCGAGCAGGCCGGCGCCACCGTCCTCCACCGGGGTCGCCAGGGTCCGAGCGAGTGGGTCACGTTGACCGACCCGGAGGGCAACGAGTTCTGCGTCAGCTGA
- a CDS encoding MMPL family transporter: MMFAYIARTVVAHPWRVIAAWVVAAIAVILFAPSLDDYTTGNQQTFLPSSFESSEAQAVGNQYFPSLSGATGSLVVVRADGAPLSPADQQTALNLATSLQNSAIPGVLSVQGSPTSLSADGKAAALQVVFAGQPGDDQVNEAVPVVRNDAEQQLSGTGLVSGLTGNAAIQVDTTAAYDNADKVITIATVIVILTLLGLIFRSPVIAVLPVLVIGVVLAVVTGLTAVLADLFDFQVSTSLQSILVVVLFGVGTDYIVFLLFRYRERLRQQAAAGCTADTHREALVFSTDVVGRVVASSALTVIVAFAALLLAKLGSLTTLAPGLIVAVAAMLVTALTLIPAVFTVLGRHLFWPLGPGHDSPHTPFAAIGAAIGRRPAVFAVVIGLVLIALASFASGYKSTYNTLGELPADTPSQQAFDTLGKSFPAGALSPTQVYVVAPGPLDPASLTPLVTALTQVPGVSSVAPPRPSQDGRAALVTVVLADDPYSNTSLDLVEGPIRDAAHGAVPGSEVVVGGQTSTFVDVRAQLAADTRLVFPVAAVAIALILALLLLAVLAPINLLVCVALTFVATLGAVVLLFLHGLGYDGIDFSIPIVLYLFVVAIGTDYNILLASRLREEFRNGYSPRDAARIAVANDAPTVAAAGLILALTFASLTLTGLANLAELGFGVAIGVALAAFAMAPMLVPSLSALERRAFWWPSRQKAVVDTGDDREPVVPR, translated from the coding sequence ATGATGTTTGCCTACATCGCGCGTACCGTCGTCGCACACCCGTGGCGAGTCATCGCGGCCTGGGTGGTCGCCGCAATAGCGGTCATTCTGTTCGCACCCAGCCTCGACGACTACACCACCGGTAACCAGCAGACATTCCTGCCCAGTTCATTCGAGTCCTCCGAGGCGCAGGCCGTCGGCAACCAGTACTTCCCCAGCCTGTCCGGTGCCACCGGCAGCCTGGTGGTGGTCCGCGCCGACGGCGCCCCACTGTCTCCCGCCGACCAGCAGACTGCCCTCAATCTCGCGACGTCGCTGCAGAATTCGGCGATCCCGGGCGTGCTGAGCGTGCAGGGGTCGCCCACGTCGCTGTCCGCCGACGGCAAGGCCGCCGCACTGCAGGTGGTGTTCGCCGGGCAACCCGGCGACGACCAGGTCAACGAAGCCGTCCCGGTCGTCCGGAACGACGCCGAGCAGCAACTGAGCGGCACCGGCCTGGTGAGCGGGCTGACCGGCAACGCGGCCATCCAGGTCGACACCACCGCCGCCTACGACAACGCCGACAAGGTCATCACGATCGCCACGGTGATCGTCATCCTCACCCTGCTCGGCCTGATCTTCCGCAGCCCCGTCATCGCGGTCCTGCCGGTCCTCGTGATCGGCGTCGTGCTGGCGGTGGTCACCGGGCTGACCGCCGTGCTCGCCGATCTGTTCGACTTCCAGGTCAGCACGTCGCTGCAATCGATCCTCGTGGTGGTCCTCTTCGGTGTCGGCACCGACTACATCGTCTTCCTGCTGTTCCGGTATCGCGAGCGTCTGCGGCAGCAGGCCGCGGCAGGGTGCACCGCCGACACGCACCGGGAAGCGCTCGTGTTCTCCACCGACGTCGTCGGTCGCGTCGTCGCGTCGTCGGCGCTCACGGTCATCGTCGCGTTCGCCGCGCTGCTGCTGGCGAAACTCGGTTCCCTCACCACGCTCGCCCCGGGACTCATCGTCGCGGTGGCCGCCATGTTGGTGACCGCGTTGACGCTCATTCCCGCCGTGTTCACCGTGCTGGGCCGCCACCTGTTCTGGCCGCTCGGCCCGGGACACGACAGCCCGCACACACCGTTCGCCGCGATCGGCGCCGCGATCGGACGCCGCCCGGCCGTGTTCGCCGTCGTCATCGGCCTCGTGCTGATCGCGCTCGCCTCGTTCGCGTCCGGCTACAAGTCGACGTACAACACGCTCGGCGAACTGCCCGCCGACACGCCGTCCCAGCAGGCGTTCGACACCCTCGGCAAGTCCTTCCCCGCGGGCGCGCTCAGCCCCACCCAGGTGTACGTCGTGGCTCCCGGACCGCTCGACCCCGCGTCACTGACACCCCTCGTGACCGCGCTGACGCAGGTGCCGGGGGTGTCCTCGGTCGCCCCGCCGCGACCGAGTCAGGACGGTCGCGCCGCGCTCGTCACTGTCGTTCTCGCCGACGACCCGTACTCGAATACGTCTCTCGATCTCGTCGAGGGACCGATCCGCGACGCCGCCCACGGAGCGGTCCCCGGCTCGGAAGTCGTTGTGGGAGGGCAGACGTCCACGTTCGTCGACGTCCGCGCTCAACTCGCGGCGGACACTCGCCTCGTCTTTCCCGTCGCCGCGGTCGCGATCGCGCTGATCCTCGCCCTGCTCCTGCTGGCGGTGCTCGCGCCGATCAACCTGCTGGTGTGCGTGGCCCTCACGTTCGTCGCCACGCTCGGCGCCGTAGTGCTCCTGTTCCTGCACGGCCTCGGCTACGACGGCATCGACTTCTCCATTCCGATCGTGCTCTACCTGTTCGTCGTGGCGATCGGCACCGACTACAACATCCTGCTCGCCTCGCGACTGCGCGAGGAATTCCGCAACGGGTACTCCCCTCGCGACGCCGCGCGGATCGCCGTCGCCAACGACGCCCCCACCGTCGCCGCCGCCGGCCTGATCCTCGCGCTGACGTTCGCGTCCCTGACCCTCACCGGACTGGCCAACCTCGCCGAACTCGGCTTCGGGGTGGCGATCGGTGTCGCGCTCGCCGCCTTCGCGATGGCCCCGATGCTGGTGCCCAGCCTGTCGGCACTCGAACGCCGCGCCTTCTGGTGGCCGAGCAGGCAGAAGGCCGTCGTCGACACCGGCGACGACCGGGAGCCCGTGGTGCCGCGGTAG
- a CDS encoding pyridoxal phosphate-dependent aminotransferase has translation MPATPRNRTVQRLQPFASTIFAEMTALAVRHDAINLGQGFPDTDGPASMLDTARQAIADGLNQYPPGPGMPVLRQAVAADRLARYGLDHDPDSEVLVTVGATEAISAAILGLVEPGEEVVLIEPYYDSYAASVALAGAVRRSVPLARSGTRFVVDLDALRAAITPKTRMLVINTPHNPTGTVFTPDEIAAVAELACEHDLLVLSDEVYEHLVFDGRTHTALATLPGMYERTVSVSSAAKTFNVTGWKIGWACGPAELIDAVRTAKQYMSFVGGGPFQPAVAHALSHEQQWVKELRDSLQAKRDVLYDALVASGLEVHSGGGTYYLCADITAIGERDGIDFCRTLPERIGVAAVPVSVFTDHPQPWNPLVRFAFCKQDHVLEEAARRLRTLGESGS, from the coding sequence ATGCCCGCAACGCCGCGCAACCGCACCGTCCAGCGCTTGCAGCCGTTCGCGTCCACCATCTTTGCCGAGATGACCGCGCTCGCCGTGCGTCACGACGCGATCAACCTCGGTCAGGGTTTCCCCGACACCGACGGTCCCGCGTCCATGCTCGACACGGCGCGGCAAGCGATCGCGGACGGGCTCAACCAGTACCCACCCGGCCCCGGTATGCCCGTGCTCCGGCAGGCGGTCGCGGCCGACCGCCTGGCCCGGTACGGGCTCGACCACGACCCCGACTCGGAGGTGCTGGTCACCGTCGGCGCCACCGAGGCCATCAGTGCCGCCATCCTGGGCCTGGTCGAACCGGGTGAGGAAGTGGTGCTGATCGAGCCGTACTACGACTCCTACGCCGCCTCGGTCGCGCTGGCGGGGGCGGTGCGGCGCAGTGTGCCGCTCGCCCGCTCCGGCACGAGGTTCGTCGTCGACCTCGACGCTCTGCGCGCCGCGATCACGCCGAAGACCCGGATGCTGGTGATCAACACCCCGCACAATCCGACGGGCACCGTGTTCACCCCGGACGAGATCGCCGCGGTCGCGGAACTGGCCTGCGAACACGACCTGCTGGTGCTGAGCGACGAGGTGTACGAACACTTGGTCTTCGACGGCCGCACGCACACCGCCCTGGCCACCCTCCCGGGAATGTACGAACGGACCGTCTCGGTGTCCAGCGCCGCCAAGACGTTCAACGTCACCGGGTGGAAGATCGGCTGGGCGTGCGGTCCGGCGGAACTGATCGACGCGGTCCGCACCGCGAAGCAGTACATGTCCTTCGTCGGCGGCGGACCGTTCCAACCCGCAGTGGCGCACGCGCTGAGCCACGAGCAGCAGTGGGTGAAGGAACTGCGGGACAGTCTCCAGGCCAAGCGGGACGTCCTGTACGACGCGCTCGTCGCGTCCGGTCTGGAGGTCCATTCGGGCGGCGGCACGTACTACCTGTGCGCCGACATCACCGCGATCGGCGAACGCGACGGCATCGACTTCTGCCGCACACTCCCGGAGCGCATCGGTGTGGCCGCAGTACCGGTCAGTGTGTTCACCGACCATCCGCAGCCGTGGAACCCGCTGGTGCGGTTCGCTTTCTGCAAACAGGATCACGTGCTCGAGGAGGCCGCACGACGGCTACGGACCCTCGGAGAGTCCGGATCGTGA
- a CDS encoding alpha-ketoglutarate-dependent dioxygenase AlkB translates to MTSADARYALQASLFDDASFGVELGELGPTVQRRTLTAGAWVDVRPGWMTGSDDLFTTLAETVPWNAERRQMYDRVVDVPRLVRFYGEDEPLPDPLLVAARDALSRHYRPELGEEFATSGLCFYRDGSDSVAWHGDDTGRSRTEDTMVAILSLGASRPLLLRPRGGGHSIRYSLGHGDLLVMGGSCQRTWEHCVPKSARPLGPRISVQFRTRGVR, encoded by the coding sequence ATGACCTCCGCGGATGCGCGGTATGCGCTGCAGGCTTCGCTGTTCGACGATGCGTCATTCGGTGTGGAGCTGGGCGAACTCGGGCCGACGGTGCAGCGCCGCACGCTGACGGCGGGGGCGTGGGTCGACGTGCGACCGGGGTGGATGACCGGCTCCGACGACCTGTTCACGACGCTCGCGGAGACGGTGCCGTGGAATGCGGAGCGGCGCCAGATGTACGACCGCGTGGTGGACGTGCCGCGCCTCGTCCGGTTCTACGGAGAGGACGAGCCGCTCCCCGACCCACTGCTGGTCGCCGCGCGAGACGCCCTGAGCAGGCATTACCGGCCCGAACTCGGCGAGGAGTTCGCCACGTCCGGACTGTGTTTCTACCGCGACGGGTCCGACAGCGTCGCCTGGCACGGCGACGACACCGGTCGCAGCCGAACCGAGGACACGATGGTCGCCATCCTGTCGCTCGGCGCCTCGCGTCCGCTGCTGCTGCGTCCGCGCGGCGGCGGGCACTCGATCCGGTACTCCCTCGGCCACGGTGACCTGCTGGTGATGGGTGGTTCCTGCCAGCGCACCTGGGAGCATTGCGTACCGAAGAGTGCCCGTCCGCTCGGACCGCGGATCAGCGTCCAGTTCCGGACGCGGGGCGTGCGGTGA